In a genomic window of Balaenoptera ricei isolate mBalRic1 chromosome 3, mBalRic1.hap2, whole genome shotgun sequence:
- the LINGO3 gene encoding leucine-rich repeat and immunoglobulin-like domain-containing nogo receptor-interacting protein 3: MTCWLCVLSLQLLLLPAAPPPAGGCPARCECTAQMRAVACPRRRLTAVPDGIPAETRLLELSRNRIRCLNPGDLAALPLLEELDLSENVIAHVEPGAFANLPRLRVLRLRGNLLKLIPPGVFTHLDNLTLLDLSENKLVILLDYTFQDLRSLRRLEMGDNDLVFISRRAFAGLLALEELTLERCNLTALSGESLGHLRGLGALRLRHLAIAALEDQNFQRLPGLLHLEIDNWPLLEEVAAGSLRGLNLTSLSVTHTNITAVPAAALRHQAHLTCLNLSHNPISTVPRGSFRDLVRLRELHLAGALLAVVEPQAFLGLRQIRLLNLSNNLLSTLEESTFHSVNTLETLRVDGNPLACDCRLLWIVQRRKTLNFDGRLPACATPAEVRGDALRNLPDSVLFEYFVCRKPKIRERRLQHVTAAAGDDVRFQCRAEGEPAPTVAWVTPRHRAVTAASAGRARVLPGGTLQIRDARPGDSGTYTCVASNAGGNDTYFATLSVQPEPAANRTPGEGRNDTQAAARFPLDLTTILVSTAMGCITFLGVVLFCFLLLFVWSRGRGQHKNNFSVEYSFPKVDGPAAATGQGGARKFNMKMI, encoded by the coding sequence ATGACCTGCTGGCTGTGTGTCCTGAGCCTGCAGCTCCTGCTTCtgcccgcggccccgccccccgcTGGGGGCTGCCCGGCCCGCTGCGAGTGTACAGCGCAGATGCGCGCGGTAGCCTGTCCCCGGCGCCGGCTGACCGCGGTGCCCGACGGCATCCCGGCCGAGACGCGCCTGCTAGAGCTCAGCCGCAACCGCATCCGCTGCCTGAACCCGGGCGACCTGGCCGCCCTGCCGCTGCTGGAGGAGCTGGACCTGAGCGAGAACGTGATCGCGCACGTGGAGCCCGGCGCCTTCGCCAACCTGCCGCGTCTGCGAGTGCTGCGCCTCCGCGGGAACCTGCTGAAGCTCATCCCGCCCGGCGTCTTCACGCACCTGGACAACCTCACGCTGCTGGACCTGAGCGAGAACAAGCTGGTCATCCTCCTGGACTACACCTTCCAGGACCTGCGCAGCCTCCGCCGGCTGGAGATGGGCGACAATGACCTGGTGTTCATCTCGCGCCGGGCCTTCGCGGGGCTGCTGGCGCTTGAGGAGCTGACCCTGGAGCGCTGCAACCTGACGGCGCTGTCGGGCGAGTCGCTGGGCCACCTGCGGGGCCTGGGCGCCCTGCGGCTGCGGCACCTGGCCATCGCCGCCCTGGAGGATCAGAACTTCCAGCGGCTCCCGGGCCTGCTGCACCTGGAGATCGACAACTGGCCGCTGCTGGAGGAGGTGGCCGCCGGCAGCCTGCGGGGGCTCAACCTGACCTCGCTGTCCGTCACGCACACCAACATCACCGCCGTGCCGGCCGCCGCCCTGCGCCACCAGGCCCACCTCACCTGCCTCAATCTCTCGCACAACCCCATCAGCACGGTGCCGCGAGGGTCCTTCCGCGACCTGGTGCGCCTGCGTGAGCTGCACCTGGCCGGGGCCCTGCTGGCCGTGGTGGAGCCGCAGGCCTTCCTGGGGCTGCGGCAGATCCGCCTACTCAACCTCTCTAACAACCTGCTGTCCACGCTGGAGGAGAGCACCTTCCACTCGGTCAACACGCTGGAGACGCTGCGCGTGGACGGGAACCCGCTGGCCTGCGACTGTCGCCTGCTCTGGATCGTGCAGCGCCGCAAGACCCTCAACTTTGACGGCCGCCTGCCGGCCTGCGCCACCCCAGCCGAGGTCCGCGGCGACGCGCTGCGCAACCTGCCGGACTCGGTGCTCTTCGAGTACTTCGTGTGCCGCAAGCCCAAGATCCGCGAGCGGCGGCTGCAGCATGTCACGGCGGCTGCGGGCGACGACGTGCGCTTCCAGTGCCGCGCCGAGGGCGAGCCGGCGCCCACCGTGGCCTGGGTGACGCCGCGCCACCGCGCGGTGACCGCCGCCAGCGCCGGCCGGGCGCGCGTGCTGCCGGGAGGCACGCTGCAGATCCGGGACGCGCGGCCAGGGGACAGCGGCACCTACACGTGCGTGGCCAGCAACGCGGGCGGCAACGACACCTACTTCGCCACGCTGAGCGTGCAGCCCGAGCCGGCCGCCAACCGGACCCCGGGCGAGGGCCGCAACGACACGCAGGCGGCCGCGCGCTTCCCTCTGGACCTCACCACCATCCTGGTGTCTACCGCCATGGGCTGCATCACCTTCCTGGGCGTCGTCCTCTTCTGCTTCCTGCTTCTCTTCGTGTGGAGCCGCGGCCGCGGGCAGCACAAGAACAACTTCTCGGTGGAGTACTCTTTCCCCAAGGTGGACGGGCCCGCCGCGGCTACCGGCCAGGGAGGCGCCCGCAAGTTCAACATGAAGATGATCTAA